Proteins encoded in a region of the Limanda limanda chromosome 17, fLimLim1.1, whole genome shotgun sequence genome:
- the ubtf gene encoding nucleolar transcription factor 1 isoform X1: MNGDMEVAAPVQVWTQDDLFKLLEAMQVALPEKDMTKYKTSESHLDWQKVAFNTFSAEMCRQKWLEVSKEIRKFRTLTELIFDAKDYIKNPYKGKKIKKHPDFPKKPLTPYFRFFMEKRAKYAKLHPEMSNLDLTKILSKKYRELPEKKKKKYVEDFLRDKESFVGCMMKFREDHPDLVESMAKKGSNVPEKAKTPQQLWYNHEKKAVLKTRPDATTKDIKEGLGKQWTQLSDKKRLKWIAKSLEQQKLYEHTMRDYIQKHPELNMVQGDYVKSTLTKAERHLKDKSDGRPDKPPPNGYSMFCAELMSSMKDVPSTERMVMCSQRWKLLKQNEKDAYQKRCEQRKKDYEIDMNRFLSSLSVEEQQRVLGEDKFGLRKGSAAGSPAAKKRNTKAKASPEKPKRPISAMFIFSEEKRPKLQQERPDLSDSELTRLLARMWNELPDKKKEKYKRLETVLKAESVKKEKEDRSLPDPPKTAQDIWQQSVIGDYLARFKSDRPKAQKAMEGTWSIMEKKEKIMWIKKAAEDQKRYERDLCEMRSPAAAAIASGKKIKFEGEPKKPPSNGYQKFSQEMLSNGELNHLPMKERMTEIGSRWQRLSLKDKDRYKKIAEEKQRQYKGILEQWLASLSSQERNTYKEYTSQKRRTTAKPGGPVAKFKKSDTEEEEEDDEDEPEKASSDADSSSEDDEDDDDDDDEDKDEEDDDEADDKENKSDDSSSDSNSQASSDSDSD, encoded by the exons ATGAATGGAGACATGGAGGTAGCTGCACCAGTGCAAG TATGGACGCAGGATGACCTCTTTAAGTTGCTGGAGGCCATGCAAGTGGCCCTTCCTGAGAAAGACATGACGAAATATAAAACATCAGAGTCCCACCTCGACTGGCAGAAGGTGGCCTTCAACACCTTCTCAGCTGAGATGTGTAGGCAGAAGTGGCTGGAAGTCTCTAAAGAG ATTCGTAAATTCAGGACTCTGACAGAACTGATTTTTGATGCTAAAGACTACATCAAGAACCCTTACAAGGGCAAGAAAATAAAG AAACATCCAGATTTCCCCAAGAAGCCCTTGACTCCATACTTCCGCTTCTTCATGGAAAAGAGGGCCAAATATGCCAAGCTGCACCCTGAGATGAGCAATCTAGATCTCACTAAAATCCTCTCAAAGAAGTACAGAGAGTTACCTGAGAAGAAGAAG aaAAAATACGTTGAGGACTTCTTAAGAGACAAAGAATCGTTTGTCGGCTGTATGATGAAGTTCAG GGAAGATCACCCGGACCTTGTGGAGAGCATGGCCAAGAAAGGTTCAAATGTTCCGGAGAAGGCCAAGACGCCTCAACAGCTGTGGTACAACCATGAAAAGAAGGCCGTCCTCAAAACACGCCCAGAT GCAACCACCAAAGACATTAAGGAGGGTCTCGGCAAACAGTGGACTCAACTGTCCGACAAAAAAAGGCTGAAATGGATCGCAAAGTCTCTGGAGCAGCAGAAACTGTATGAG CATACAATGCGGGATTACATCCAGAAGCACCCAGAGCTTAACATGGTTCAGGGGGATTATGTGAAGTCCACCCTGACAAAGGCTGAGAGGCACCTGAAGGACAAATCTGACGGCCGACCCGACAAACCACCACC GAATGGATACTCGATGTTCTGCGCCGAGTTGATGTCGAGCATGAAGGACGTACCCAGCACGGAGCGCATGGTGATGTGCAGCCAGCGGTGGAAGCTGCTCAAGCAGAACGAGAAGGACGCTTATCAGAAACGCTGTGAACAA agaaagaaagattatGAAATTGACATGAACAGATTTCTCAGT AGTTTGtcagtggaggagcagcagcgtgtCTTGGGCGAGGATAAGTTTGGTTTAAGGAAGGGTAGCGCAGCCGGCAGCCCTGCCGCCAAAAAGAGAAACACGAAAGCAAAG GCCAGCCCAGAGAAACCCAAAAGGCCCATTTCCGCCATGTTCATCTTCTCTGAGGAAAAACGGCCCAAGCTCCAGCAAGAGCGACCAGACCTCTCTGACAGTGAACTCACCAGACTGCTGGCCCGCATGTGGAATGAACTGCCAGATAAGAAGAAG GAAAAGTACAAACGCCTGGAGACGGTCCTAAAGGCAGAGTCagtgaagaaggagaaggaagatcGTAGTCTGCCAGACCCACCTAAGACTGCTCAGGACATTTGGCAACAGAGCGTCATAGGAGACTATCTGGCCAGATTTAAG AGCGACCGACCAAAGGCTCAGAAAGCCATGGAAGGCACCTGGAGCATcatggagaaaaaagagaagattaTGTGGATCAAAAAGGCAGCAGAAGATCAGAAAAGATATGAg AGAGACCTGTGTGAGATGCGCtcacctgctgctgccgccATCGCCTCAGGGAAGAAAATCAAGTTTGAGGGTGAACCCAAGAAACCACCATC AAACGGATATCAGAAGTTCTCTCAGGAGATGTTGTCCAACGGAGAGCTGAATCACCTCCCGATGAAAGAGCGGATGACTGAGATCGGCAGCCGCTGGCAGAGGTTATCACTGAAGGACAAGGACCGTTACAAGAAGATTGCTGAGGAAAAGCAGAGGCAGTATAAAGGCATCCTGGAACAGTGGCTTGCG AGCTTGTCCTCACAAGAGAGAAACACCTACAAAGAATATACTTCACAA AAAAGGAGAACGACAGCAAAACCAGGAGGCCCCGTAGCGAAGTTCAAGAAATCT gacacggaggaggaggaagaggatgatgaggatgagccGGAGAAGGCTTCTTCTGACGCAGATTCCTCCAGCGAGGATGACgaagatgacgatgatgatgacgacgagGAC aaggacgaggaggacgacgaTGAGGCGGACGACAAAGAGAACAAGTCAGATGACAGCAGCAGCGATTCAAATTCACAGGCGTCATCAGACTCTGATTCGGACTGA
- the ubtf gene encoding nucleolar transcription factor 1 isoform X2 produces the protein MNGDMEVAAPVQVWTQDDLFKLLEAMQVALPEKDMTKYKTSESHLDWQKVAFNTFSAEMCRQKWLEVSKEIRKFRTLTELIFDAKDYIKNPYKGKKIKKHPDFPKKPLTPYFRFFMEKRAKYAKLHPEMSNLDLTKILSKKYRELPEKKKKKYVEDFLRDKESFVGCMMKFREDHPDLVESMAKKGSNVPEKAKTPQQLWYNHEKKAVLKTRPDATTKDIKEGLGKQWTQLSDKKRLKWIAKSLEQQKLYEHTMRDYIQKHPELNMVQGDYVKSTLTKAERHLKDKSDGRPDKPPPNGYSMFCAELMSSMKDVPSTERMVMCSQRWKLLKQNEKDAYQKRCEQRKKDYEIDMNRFLSSLSVEEQQRVLGEDKFGLRKGSAAGSPAAKKRNTKAKASPEKPKRPISAMFIFSEEKRPKLQQERPDLSDSELTRLLARMWNELPDKKKEKYKRLETVLKAESVKKEKEDRSLPDPPKTAQDIWQQSVIGDYLARFKSDRPKAQKAMEGTWSIMEKKEKIMWIKKAAEDQKRYERDLCEMRSPAAAAIASGKKIKFEGEPKKPPSNGYQKFSQEMLSNGELNHLPMKERMTEIGSRWQRLSLKDKDRYKKIAEEKQRQYKGILEQWLASLSSQERNTYKEYTSQKRRTTAKPGGPVAKFKKSDTEEEEEDDEDEPEKASSDADSSSEDDEDDDDDDDEDDEEDDDEADDKENKSDDSSSDSNSQASSDSDSD, from the exons ATGAATGGAGACATGGAGGTAGCTGCACCAGTGCAAG TATGGACGCAGGATGACCTCTTTAAGTTGCTGGAGGCCATGCAAGTGGCCCTTCCTGAGAAAGACATGACGAAATATAAAACATCAGAGTCCCACCTCGACTGGCAGAAGGTGGCCTTCAACACCTTCTCAGCTGAGATGTGTAGGCAGAAGTGGCTGGAAGTCTCTAAAGAG ATTCGTAAATTCAGGACTCTGACAGAACTGATTTTTGATGCTAAAGACTACATCAAGAACCCTTACAAGGGCAAGAAAATAAAG AAACATCCAGATTTCCCCAAGAAGCCCTTGACTCCATACTTCCGCTTCTTCATGGAAAAGAGGGCCAAATATGCCAAGCTGCACCCTGAGATGAGCAATCTAGATCTCACTAAAATCCTCTCAAAGAAGTACAGAGAGTTACCTGAGAAGAAGAAG aaAAAATACGTTGAGGACTTCTTAAGAGACAAAGAATCGTTTGTCGGCTGTATGATGAAGTTCAG GGAAGATCACCCGGACCTTGTGGAGAGCATGGCCAAGAAAGGTTCAAATGTTCCGGAGAAGGCCAAGACGCCTCAACAGCTGTGGTACAACCATGAAAAGAAGGCCGTCCTCAAAACACGCCCAGAT GCAACCACCAAAGACATTAAGGAGGGTCTCGGCAAACAGTGGACTCAACTGTCCGACAAAAAAAGGCTGAAATGGATCGCAAAGTCTCTGGAGCAGCAGAAACTGTATGAG CATACAATGCGGGATTACATCCAGAAGCACCCAGAGCTTAACATGGTTCAGGGGGATTATGTGAAGTCCACCCTGACAAAGGCTGAGAGGCACCTGAAGGACAAATCTGACGGCCGACCCGACAAACCACCACC GAATGGATACTCGATGTTCTGCGCCGAGTTGATGTCGAGCATGAAGGACGTACCCAGCACGGAGCGCATGGTGATGTGCAGCCAGCGGTGGAAGCTGCTCAAGCAGAACGAGAAGGACGCTTATCAGAAACGCTGTGAACAA agaaagaaagattatGAAATTGACATGAACAGATTTCTCAGT AGTTTGtcagtggaggagcagcagcgtgtCTTGGGCGAGGATAAGTTTGGTTTAAGGAAGGGTAGCGCAGCCGGCAGCCCTGCCGCCAAAAAGAGAAACACGAAAGCAAAG GCCAGCCCAGAGAAACCCAAAAGGCCCATTTCCGCCATGTTCATCTTCTCTGAGGAAAAACGGCCCAAGCTCCAGCAAGAGCGACCAGACCTCTCTGACAGTGAACTCACCAGACTGCTGGCCCGCATGTGGAATGAACTGCCAGATAAGAAGAAG GAAAAGTACAAACGCCTGGAGACGGTCCTAAAGGCAGAGTCagtgaagaaggagaaggaagatcGTAGTCTGCCAGACCCACCTAAGACTGCTCAGGACATTTGGCAACAGAGCGTCATAGGAGACTATCTGGCCAGATTTAAG AGCGACCGACCAAAGGCTCAGAAAGCCATGGAAGGCACCTGGAGCATcatggagaaaaaagagaagattaTGTGGATCAAAAAGGCAGCAGAAGATCAGAAAAGATATGAg AGAGACCTGTGTGAGATGCGCtcacctgctgctgccgccATCGCCTCAGGGAAGAAAATCAAGTTTGAGGGTGAACCCAAGAAACCACCATC AAACGGATATCAGAAGTTCTCTCAGGAGATGTTGTCCAACGGAGAGCTGAATCACCTCCCGATGAAAGAGCGGATGACTGAGATCGGCAGCCGCTGGCAGAGGTTATCACTGAAGGACAAGGACCGTTACAAGAAGATTGCTGAGGAAAAGCAGAGGCAGTATAAAGGCATCCTGGAACAGTGGCTTGCG AGCTTGTCCTCACAAGAGAGAAACACCTACAAAGAATATACTTCACAA AAAAGGAGAACGACAGCAAAACCAGGAGGCCCCGTAGCGAAGTTCAAGAAATCT gacacggaggaggaggaagaggatgatgaggatgagccGGAGAAGGCTTCTTCTGACGCAGATTCCTCCAGCGAGGATGACgaagatgacgatgatgatgacgacgagGAC gacgaggaggacgacgaTGAGGCGGACGACAAAGAGAACAAGTCAGATGACAGCAGCAGCGATTCAAATTCACAGGCGTCATCAGACTCTGATTCGGACTGA
- the atxn7l3a gene encoding ataxin-7-like protein 3 — MKMEDMPLSGPDNTKLEALVHDIYSELVEDACLGLCFEVHRAVKHGHFFLDETDQESMKEFEIVDQPGVDIFGQVYNQWKNKECECPNCKRLIAASRFAPHLEKCLGMGRNSSRIASRRLATNNNMNKSESDQEDNDDLNDNDWSYGAEKKAKKRKSDKNQNSPRRSKSLKHKNGDLGSSITSEPYKYNYNTGISYETLGPNEVRSLLTTQCGVISEHTKKMCTRSQRCPQHTDEQRRAVRLFLLGPSASSLPDADPVVESDNFELPDGQTLMSRLQWEDSPDISPTDSASSKASTNHSDSRKPKKKRTSLGLNSGGGSLTGGCSSSSGSSQSNINLSTKKKRPKLSAPSISSIYDDLN, encoded by the exons atgaaaatggagGATATGCCCCTGTCAGGCCCAGACAACACCAAGCTGGAG GCCTTGGTCCATGACATCTACTCTGAGCTGGTGGAAGATGCCTGTTTGGGTCTGTGTTTTGAAGTACATCGTGCTGTGAAACATGGACATTTCTTCTTGGATGAAACGGACCAAGAGAGCATGAAGGAGTTCG AAATTGTGGACCAACCAGGAGTGGACATCTTTGGGCAGGTTTACAACCAGTGGAAGAACAAAGAGTGCGAGTGTCCAAACTGCAAAAGACTGATAGCAGCTTCTCGCTTCGCTCCACACTTGGAGAAATGTCTCGGCATGGGACGCAACAGCAGTCGCATTGCCAGCCGCAG GCTGGCCACTAATAATAACATGAACAAATCAGAGAGTGACCAGGAAGACAATGATGACCTTAATGATAACGACTGGTCGTATGGGgcagaaaaaaaag CCAAGAAGCGAAAGTCAGATAAG AATCAAAATTCCCCCAGAAGATCCAAATCTCTCAAACACAAAAATG GTGATCTCGGAAGCAGCATCACCTCAGAGCCTTACAAG TATAACTACAACACTGGCATCAGTTATGAAACATTAGGACCGAATGAAGTCAGATCCCTCTTAACAACA CAATGTGGGGTGATCTCCGAGCACACCAAGAAGATGTGTACCAG GTCTCAGCGATGTCCCCAGCACACGGATGAACAGAGGAGGGCCGTCAGGTTGTTCCTCCTGGGGCCGTCCGC GTCGTCGCTGCCCGATGCAGACCCAGTGGTGGAGAGCGACAACTTTGAGCTTCCAGATGGACAGACCCTGATGAGCCGCCTGCAGTGGGAAGACTCTCCTGATATCTCACCCACAGACTCTGCCTCATCCAAAGCCA GCACCAACCACTCAGACTCAAGGAAGccgaagaagaagaggacgtctctgggtttgaacagcGGAGGAGGAAGTCTGActggaggctgcagcagcagcagcggcagctcTCAGAGTAATATCAACTTGTCGACCAAAAAGAAGAGGCCCAAACTCTCAGCACCTTCTATTTCAAGTATCTATGACGACTTAAACTAG